The following are encoded in a window of Mycoplasmopsis bovis PG45 genomic DNA:
- the metK gene encoding methionine adenosyltransferase yields MTKNRKILFTSESVGMGHPDKICDQISDAVIDEFIKIDPYSRLAIETVASGNQIYITGEIASNASVDIKKVALETIFNIDNDYQINIPEVILNIKKQSDDIAQGVLLDDDEIGAGDQGIMFGYATNETPEYMPLAITLAHRIVQKASELIKLGEFKHAKSDMKSQVTLDFSDNQTKVETVLFSCQHDEKFDENTFKTTIIEKIIYPIMDEYKLNKPNRILINPTGRFVIGGIVGDAGLTGRKIIVDTYGGTAHHGGGAFSGKDATKVDRSAAYACRWIAKNLVAAGVADKLEIQVSYAIGVAEPVSIYVDSFGTNKVPNGLIVDAINSIFDLRPRAIIHELELRKPIYKKTACFGHFGRKDVLFPWEKLDKVSEVKAYFGLK; encoded by the coding sequence ATGACTAAAAATAGAAAAATTTTATTCACTAGTGAATCAGTTGGAATGGGGCATCCAGACAAGATTTGCGATCAAATCAGTGACGCGGTAATTGATGAATTTATAAAAATAGATCCTTACTCTAGACTGGCCATTGAAACGGTTGCTTCAGGTAATCAAATTTATATAACTGGTGAAATAGCCTCAAATGCATCAGTTGACATTAAAAAAGTTGCGCTTGAAACTATTTTCAATATTGATAATGACTATCAAATTAATATACCCGAAGTTATTTTAAACATAAAAAAACAAAGTGATGATATTGCGCAAGGCGTGCTTTTAGATGATGATGAAATAGGCGCTGGCGATCAAGGAATTATGTTTGGATATGCAACAAATGAAACTCCTGAGTATATGCCACTTGCTATAACATTAGCACACAGAATTGTCCAAAAAGCAAGTGAATTAATTAAATTAGGTGAATTTAAGCATGCTAAAAGTGATATGAAAAGCCAAGTAACATTAGATTTTTCAGATAATCAAACAAAAGTTGAGACAGTTTTATTCTCATGCCAACATGATGAGAAATTTGACGAAAATACTTTTAAAACAACCATAATTGAAAAAATTATTTACCCAATTATGGATGAGTATAAACTTAATAAACCAAATAGAATCTTGATAAATCCAACCGGAAGATTTGTAATTGGTGGAATTGTTGGAGATGCTGGATTAACAGGTAGAAAAATAATAGTTGATACATACGGTGGAACAGCACACCATGGTGGAGGTGCTTTTAGTGGCAAAGACGCAACTAAGGTTGACCGTTCTGCTGCTTATGCTTGCCGTTGAATTGCTAAGAATTTAGTAGCTGCAGGAGTAGCCGATAAATTAGAAATACAAGTGTCATATGCAATTGGTGTTGCTGAGCCAGTGTCGATATACGTTGATTCGTTTGGAACAAATAAAGTACCAAATGGATTAATTGTTGATGCTATAAATAGCATATTTGATTTAAGACCAAGAGCAATAATTCACGAATTAGAACTAAGAAAACCTATTTATAAAAAAACAGCATGTTTTGGCCATTTTGGTCGTAAAGATGTATTGTTTCCTTGAGAAAAACTTGATAAAGTTTCTGAAGTTAAGGCCTATTTTGGCTTAAAATAG
- a CDS encoding phosphoglycerate kinase, whose product MKKSIDDVKFMGKKVLMRADFNVPIKNGVITSNKRIVAAIPTIKKIINEGGKLILMSHLGRIKSADDMAKNDLFPVSVELSNLLNKPVLFVDSTRGIELENAINNMHNGDVILMQNTRYEDINEKAESKNNPELGKYWASLGDIFVNDAFGTAHRAHASNVGIAKHIEHSVVGYLMQKEIESLTKAIVAPSHPYVAIIGGAKVSDKIKVLEHLIPLVDKMIIGGGMAYTFKKALGYTIGTSICEDDFLPFAKDFLEKYSTKVILPVDNACAKEYADVEPVYCELNIPEDQMGLDIGPKSISLFKEALEGAKTVVWNGPMGVAEFKNYSTGTLEIAKAISKLDSCYSVVGGGDSVAAVQKLGMENKFSHVSTGGGASLEFLQGLELPGISAIENK is encoded by the coding sequence ATGAAAAAAAGTATTGATGATGTTAAATTTATGGGTAAAAAGGTCTTAATGAGAGCAGACTTTAATGTGCCAATCAAAAATGGTGTTATTACATCTAACAAAAGAATTGTTGCTGCAATTCCTACTATTAAAAAAATAATTAATGAAGGCGGAAAGTTAATTTTAATGTCACACCTTGGCAGAATTAAAAGTGCTGATGATATGGCTAAAAACGATCTCTTTCCTGTTTCTGTAGAGTTATCTAATTTGTTGAATAAGCCTGTTTTATTTGTAGATTCTACAAGAGGCATTGAATTAGAAAACGCTATTAACAATATGCATAATGGCGATGTTATATTAATGCAAAATACTCGTTATGAAGATATTAACGAAAAAGCTGAAAGCAAAAATAATCCTGAATTAGGTAAGTATTGAGCATCATTGGGTGATATATTTGTTAATGATGCTTTTGGAACAGCACACAGAGCTCATGCTTCTAATGTTGGTATTGCAAAACACATTGAACACTCTGTAGTTGGCTACTTAATGCAAAAAGAAATTGAATCATTAACAAAGGCTATTGTTGCTCCATCACACCCATATGTTGCAATCATTGGTGGCGCTAAAGTTAGTGACAAAATTAAAGTGTTAGAACACTTAATCCCACTAGTTGATAAGATGATAATTGGTGGTGGAATGGCTTATACATTCAAAAAAGCATTAGGCTACACAATTGGCACATCTATTTGTGAAGATGACTTCTTGCCCTTTGCTAAAGACTTTTTAGAAAAATACAGCACAAAAGTTATTCTTCCAGTTGACAACGCGTGTGCAAAAGAATATGCTGATGTCGAGCCTGTTTACTGCGAATTAAACATTCCAGAAGACCAAATGGGACTAGATATTGGTCCTAAATCAATATCACTATTTAAAGAAGCTTTAGAGGGCGCTAAAACTGTTGTGTGAAATGGACCAATGGGTGTTGCTGAGTTTAAAAACTACAGCACAGGTACATTAGAAATAGCTAAAGCAATATCTAAATTAGATTCATGCTATTCAGTTGTAGGTGGCGGTGACAGCGTTGCTGCAGTGCAAAAATTAGGAATGGAAAACAAATTCTCACACGTTTCAACAGGTGGTGGAGCTTCATTAGAATTCCTACAAGGCTTAGAACTTCCTGGCATTAGTGCAATTGAAAATAAGTAA
- a CDS encoding nicotinate phosphoribosyltransferase — MDINKYISEYFHKTKKILETKNPDNIITLQFFQRRDNAMLAGMEEALDFLEKHTDTSKYKIRYLKDGTIMSKMEVALELTGRYQDFGIYEGIIDGILTRSTSIATNAYECVKAANGKEIIFMGDRADHYLMQVIDGKAVSVAGVSAMSTDAQNVNPSSSSFGSVPHILIQNFAGNTAEAMAAYANVWPEDQIISLVDYHNNVIEQSLESFRKLGNRLYGVRIDTSKNMKDKMFNNEADNKEYYGVNIEMIKRLREALDNAGGKDVKIIVSSGFSAEKIRKFEEANTPVDSYGVGQAMFKFECFFSADAVLLNGKNEAKDGRMYRPNSKLIDYN; from the coding sequence ATGGACATAAATAAATATATTTCTGAATACTTTCATAAAACTAAGAAAATATTGGAAACTAAAAATCCAGATAACATAATCACATTGCAATTTTTCCAAAGAAGAGATAATGCAATGCTAGCTGGAATGGAAGAAGCTTTAGACTTTTTAGAAAAGCACACAGATACATCTAAATATAAAATTAGATATCTTAAAGATGGAACAATAATGAGCAAAATGGAAGTAGCACTTGAATTAACTGGTCGCTACCAAGATTTTGGTATTTATGAAGGCATTATTGATGGCATTTTAACTAGAAGTACATCAATTGCAACTAATGCATATGAATGTGTTAAAGCAGCCAATGGTAAGGAAATTATATTTATGGGCGATAGAGCTGATCATTACTTAATGCAAGTAATTGATGGCAAAGCTGTTTCAGTTGCAGGTGTAAGCGCTATGTCAACTGATGCTCAAAATGTTAATCCTTCTAGCTCATCATTTGGATCGGTACCGCACATTTTGATTCAAAATTTCGCTGGAAATACAGCAGAAGCAATGGCGGCTTATGCAAATGTGTGACCTGAAGATCAAATTATTTCATTAGTTGATTACCATAATAACGTAATTGAGCAATCATTAGAATCTTTCAGAAAATTAGGCAATCGTCTTTATGGCGTAAGGATTGATACTTCTAAGAATATGAAGGATAAAATGTTCAACAACGAAGCTGATAACAAAGAGTATTATGGCGTAAATATTGAGATGATTAAAAGGCTTAGAGAAGCCTTAGATAATGCAGGCGGTAAGGACGTAAAAATCATTGTCTCTTCAGGTTTTAGTGCTGAAAAAATAAGAAAATTTGAAGAAGCAAATACACCTGTTGATTCATATGGTGTTGGTCAGGCAATGTTTAAGTTTGAGTGCTTTTTCTCGGCTGATGCAGTATTGTTAAATGGCAAAAATGAAGCTAAAGACGGCAGAATGTATCGTCCAAATAGTAAGTTGATTGACTATAACTAA
- a CDS encoding YwaF family protein has protein sequence MKAINNFWLPRLFSNEYIEGTLAFKGYHGALLSQSIYWSFVAAAIIASVLISFFRRIIKENYAGTKKIMFLPKVLFWRIFGILSLAGIVARCIIVILTNYQFKFEILPLHFCRLMVIFLAVAMIINRIDLIKYFGFLSVFGAISALFVPSMGEYSGADNFWFWDYLLLHIYSFVVPFLLFAISKFEYTFKTTVVTITFFVVMCLLMFGINFALDTYAKDPTWKSNYWYLGLNENNDLYQKFGKVVAWPTHILLFIFLGIVLTILFIAVWALFDKIYIIKEEGKIKAYVTRSDFWVKYKESMKQFFKRDKNRKKDEFATIAN, from the coding sequence ATGAAAGCAATAAATAATTTTTGACTTCCTAGACTATTTAGCAATGAGTATATAGAAGGCACCTTGGCTTTTAAAGGTTATCATGGTGCACTTTTGTCGCAATCTATTTATTGATCTTTTGTTGCAGCGGCAATAATAGCTTCAGTGCTAATAAGTTTCTTCAGACGCATAATTAAAGAAAATTATGCAGGAACAAAAAAAATAATGTTTCTCCCAAAAGTGCTGTTTTGAAGAATTTTTGGCATATTATCATTAGCAGGAATAGTTGCTAGATGTATTATTGTTATATTAACAAATTATCAATTTAAATTCGAAATATTACCATTACATTTTTGCAGGCTTATGGTTATTTTCCTTGCTGTTGCAATGATTATCAATAGAATTGATTTAATTAAATATTTTGGATTTTTAAGTGTTTTTGGAGCAATATCTGCACTATTTGTTCCATCAATGGGTGAATATTCTGGAGCTGATAACTTCTGATTCTGAGATTATTTACTTCTTCATATTTATTCATTTGTTGTTCCGTTTCTTTTATTTGCCATTTCAAAATTTGAATATACATTTAAAACAACAGTAGTAACAATTACTTTCTTTGTTGTAATGTGCTTATTAATGTTTGGAATAAATTTTGCATTAGATACTTATGCAAAAGATCCTACTTGAAAGTCTAATTATTGATACCTTGGACTTAATGAAAACAATGACTTATATCAAAAATTTGGCAAGGTAGTGGCTTGACCAACTCACATATTACTTTTTATATTTTTAGGTATTGTATTAACTATTTTATTTATTGCAGTATGAGCATTATTTGACAAAATTTATATTATTAAAGAAGAAGGAAAAATAAAGGCTTATGTAACTCGTTCTGACTTTTGAGTTAAATACAAAGAGTCGATGAAACAATTTTTCAAAAGAGATAAAAATAGAAAAAAAGATGAATTTGCTACTATTGCAAATTAG
- a CDS encoding YdbC family protein, producing MAYKKPQISNEIVRFVGEISTTAGGYKKELNLISWNGGEAKYDIRDWNNDHSRSSKGITLTLEELKNLRDLLTTELADK from the coding sequence ATGGCTTACAAAAAACCTCAGATTTCTAATGAAATTGTTCGTTTTGTTGGTGAAATTTCAACGACAGCTGGTGGCTATAAAAAAGAGTTAAATCTTATTTCATGAAATGGTGGCGAAGCCAAATATGATATAAGAGACTGAAATAATGATCACTCACGTTCTAGCAAAGGAATTACTCTTACTTTGGAAGAGTTAAAAAATTTAAGAGATTTACTAACAACTGAATTGGCTGATAAATAA
- a CDS encoding GNAT family N-acetyltransferase → MLKLQKATDKDLKNIYSFLDTDRLLNFFFIGDIKTYGLNSEFMPVFISKDENDKVNSIVLIYYATLLIYDPYKLIQVNDLENLIKLHNIQTINISDKIYKHYASYFEINQDIYEVNHQELAYCDKPVTDLDLSEVTRAKYEDLEKIVDSRMQINEFSALISNYQKELETYQNAYKKGVLDPFIIKKDNKVVANSLVAIKTDDVVLVGGVYCLNEFRNKGYATKTVAALTNYIVNEEKKTAMLFYHNPAAGRIYHKIGYIPCGNLYTIAVKGHLK, encoded by the coding sequence ATGCTCAAATTACAGAAGGCAACTGACAAAGACTTAAAGAACATATATAGCTTTTTAGATACTGATAGGCTACTTAACTTCTTTTTTATTGGGGATATAAAAACATATGGCTTAAATTCTGAATTTATGCCTGTATTTATTAGTAAAGATGAAAATGACAAAGTTAACTCAATAGTTTTAATATATTATGCAACATTACTAATTTATGATCCTTACAAATTGATTCAAGTTAATGATTTAGAAAATCTAATTAAGCTTCATAATATTCAAACAATCAATATAAGTGACAAAATATATAAGCATTATGCTTCTTATTTTGAAATTAATCAAGATATATACGAAGTAAATCATCAAGAATTAGCATATTGCGATAAGCCAGTTACTGACTTGGATTTATCGGAAGTTACAAGAGCCAAATATGAAGATTTAGAAAAAATTGTTGATTCAAGAATGCAAATTAATGAATTTAGTGCACTAATTTCTAATTATCAAAAGGAACTTGAAACCTACCAAAATGCCTATAAAAAAGGCGTTTTAGACCCATTTATTATTAAAAAAGATAATAAAGTAGTAGCTAATTCATTGGTGGCAATCAAAACTGATGATGTGGTATTAGTAGGCGGAGTTTATTGTTTAAATGAGTTTAGAAATAAAGGTTATGCAACTAAAACTGTTGCCGCTTTAACTAATTACATAGTTAACGAAGAAAAAAAGACTGCAATGCTTTTTTATCATAATCCAGCAGCTGGAAGAATTTATCATAAAATAGGTTATATTCCTTGTGGTAACTTATACACTATTGCAGTTAAGGGTCATCTTAAATAA
- the ffh gene encoding signal recognition particle protein — MLNFLENRIQKSIKKMASKTVVSEEDILGVARDIKMALLEADVNLKVVKDFVANVKEKALSANLVGTLNAEQTMIKIVHNELVDILGKEVRPIEITKKPYIIMMTGLQGSGKTTACAKIAHFLKKKNQIEKPLLVAADIYRPAAVQQLVTLAKGIQVDYFEKGTNVSAQQIVKESLTFAKENKNDLIIIDTAGRLSIDEPLMNELWELKNICEPQEIFFVADALSGQDIINVANTFNNRLKLTGSVITKLDSDARGGAALSLSKVLSLPIRFIGTGEKIGNLDLFYPDRMADRILGMGDVMSLIEKAEEVIDPSMANNMVAKLLRGNFTIDDLMNNLMQIKKLGKMSKILKMIPGLANKVSPEKIEEAERKMAIYEILISSMTVKERKNPKLLKQASRKKRIMEGSGRSAQEYNKLLNDFDQMSKNMTEMAKKVKSGDLSELNKLGFGSGGF, encoded by the coding sequence ATGTTAAATTTTTTAGAAAATAGAATACAAAAATCTATTAAAAAAATGGCTAGTAAGACAGTTGTTAGTGAAGAAGACATTCTAGGTGTTGCTAGAGACATTAAAATGGCTTTATTAGAAGCTGACGTTAATTTAAAAGTTGTTAAAGATTTTGTGGCTAATGTTAAAGAAAAGGCACTTAGTGCAAATTTAGTCGGAACTTTGAATGCTGAACAGACAATGATCAAAATTGTTCACAATGAATTGGTTGATATTCTAGGTAAAGAAGTTAGACCAATTGAGATTACAAAAAAGCCATATATTATTATGATGACCGGACTTCAAGGTAGTGGAAAAACAACTGCTTGTGCCAAAATTGCTCACTTTTTAAAGAAAAAGAATCAAATTGAGAAGCCACTTTTAGTAGCAGCTGATATTTACCGTCCAGCTGCTGTGCAACAATTAGTAACCTTGGCTAAAGGAATCCAAGTCGATTACTTTGAAAAAGGAACTAATGTTTCAGCACAGCAGATAGTTAAAGAATCATTAACTTTTGCTAAAGAAAACAAAAACGATCTTATTATCATTGACACTGCAGGACGTTTAAGCATTGATGAGCCATTAATGAACGAATTGTGAGAGTTAAAGAATATTTGCGAACCACAAGAAATCTTTTTTGTAGCAGATGCACTTAGTGGTCAAGATATTATTAATGTAGCAAATACATTTAACAATAGACTAAAGCTAACTGGTTCAGTTATAACAAAATTAGATTCAGATGCACGTGGTGGTGCTGCACTTAGTCTTTCAAAAGTTTTATCGTTGCCAATAAGATTCATTGGAACTGGTGAAAAAATTGGTAATTTAGATTTATTCTACCCTGATAGAATGGCTGATCGTATTTTAGGAATGGGCGATGTAATGAGTTTAATTGAAAAAGCTGAAGAAGTTATTGACCCATCGATGGCTAATAATATGGTAGCAAAATTGCTAAGAGGGAATTTTACTATAGATGATTTAATGAACAACTTAATGCAAATTAAAAAGTTAGGAAAAATGAGTAAAATTCTCAAAATGATTCCTGGTTTAGCAAATAAAGTTAGTCCTGAAAAAATTGAAGAAGCTGAGAGAAAAATGGCTATTTATGAGATTTTAATTAGCTCAATGACAGTTAAAGAAAGAAAGAATCCAAAACTACTTAAGCAAGCTTCTAGAAAGAAAAGAATAATGGAAGGTTCTGGCAGAAGTGCTCAAGAGTACAATAAGCTTTTAAATGACTTTGATCAGATGTCAAAAAATATGACTGAAATGGCTAAAAAAGTTAAGAGCGGAGACCTTTCAGAACTTAATAAATTAGGTTTTGGATCTGGCGGGTTTTAA
- a CDS encoding putative cysteine peptidase, whose amino-acid sequence MCDLNYTNTQYNANINDLFASPKEQNIISEYSKLSIKEILKYMELEMFKYNKKVDFKVKKIKYFTDDMGNPMVYVEYLPFGSAVFSLENFTSLLLSLKATESKIEKLAKNKKYSFNLFTGEFFEIDKDFEFKKNNPLFVSLKKNDVNVLKTLNDKELINSKTQISSSNNKSNYSVMLLGSYVPEFRNFSKEIIKADKEVSHSWWFKTLLDGFGYTVPINFHYDDPMKRGLCHYIASSILIQYSQLFLSQDTLTKEQQERYMIKPSNSKANNDKWSYPTGPDFNEKLVYDLWAKYNSHWFATSARVLSGAVERLLNDGRKSPIYVHHRTVGAIRPWAWIDSDQPCLIMGKIPLNSQGERDIHAVVVYGYFDNGNKTLVHFGWPGRSQVIMDSSLYWSWTLIALSPINKKPTIADKSYFMMNNKNIDVEEFERGIQ is encoded by the coding sequence ATGTGCGATTTAAATTATACAAACACACAATATAATGCCAACATAAATGACTTATTCGCTTCTCCTAAAGAACAAAACATAATTTCTGAATATTCAAAATTAAGTATTAAAGAAATTTTGAAGTATATGGAATTGGAAATGTTTAAATACAATAAAAAAGTTGATTTTAAGGTAAAAAAAATTAAGTACTTTACTGACGATATGGGAAACCCAATGGTGTATGTCGAATACTTACCATTTGGGTCTGCGGTTTTTTCATTAGAAAATTTCACCTCACTTCTTTTAAGTTTAAAAGCTACTGAAAGTAAAATTGAGAAATTAGCCAAAAATAAAAAGTACTCTTTCAATTTGTTTACTGGCGAATTTTTTGAGATTGATAAAGATTTTGAATTTAAAAAAAATAACCCCCTTTTTGTAAGCTTGAAGAAGAATGATGTTAATGTGCTGAAAACACTAAATGATAAAGAGTTAATAAATTCTAAAACTCAAATATCAAGTAGTAACAACAAATCAAATTACTCAGTAATGTTGCTTGGGTCATATGTTCCTGAATTTAGAAATTTTAGTAAAGAAATCATAAAAGCAGATAAAGAGGTTTCGCACTCATGATGGTTTAAAACCTTGCTTGATGGTTTTGGGTACACTGTACCTATTAATTTTCATTACGATGATCCAATGAAACGTGGCCTTTGTCATTATATTGCATCATCAATATTAATTCAGTATAGTCAATTGTTTTTATCGCAAGATACTCTCACAAAAGAGCAACAAGAAAGGTATATGATTAAGCCATCTAATTCTAAAGCTAATAATGACAAATGAAGTTATCCTACTGGACCTGATTTTAATGAAAAGTTAGTTTACGACTTGTGAGCAAAATACAATAGCCATTGATTTGCAACATCTGCAAGAGTTTTATCAGGTGCTGTTGAAAGGCTATTAAATGATGGAAGAAAATCACCAATATATGTACACCATAGGACTGTTGGTGCCATAAGGCCATGAGCATGGATAGATTCTGACCAACCTTGCTTAATAATGGGAAAAATACCTTTGAATAGTCAAGGGGAACGGGATATACATGCAGTTGTTGTTTATGGCTATTTTGATAACGGCAACAAGACATTGGTTCACTTTGGATGACCGGGACGTTCACAAGTTATTATGGATAGTTCATTGTACTGAAGTTGAACATTGATTGCTTTATCCCCTATTAACAAAAAACCTACCATAGCAGATAAAAGTTATTTTATGATGAACAATAAAAATATAGATGTTGAGGAATTTGAGAGAGGTATACAATAA